One window of the Halobacillus litoralis genome contains the following:
- the nadA gene encoding quinolinate synthase NadA, which produces MNLFETLEKKHPTLPARYHKMNADELEERINKVKRSMGRKLFLPGHHYQKDEVIQFADARGDSLKLAQLSASQHEAEAIVFCGVHFMAETADILSTEDQHVYLPDMRAGCSMADMANITQTEKAWQQLFDIFDDTILPLTYVNSTAAIKAFVGKNGGATVTSSNAAKMIQWAFSQKQRILFLPDQHLGRNTAYDLGIPLDQMAVWDPIMEELIHEGSIEDVKVILWKGHCSVHENFTVRNVQQVRADYPDMKIIVHPECSREVVELSDVAGSTNAIISAIDQAPAGSSWAVGTEMNLVNRIIHENPDQHIISLNPSMCPCLTMNRIDLQHLAWSLESLAAGEPTNLIKVDAGIAHDAKQALTRMLYRA; this is translated from the coding sequence ATGAACCTTTTTGAAACATTAGAAAAGAAGCATCCAACCTTACCTGCACGTTACCATAAGATGAATGCAGACGAACTGGAAGAACGTATTAACAAAGTCAAAAGATCTATGGGGCGAAAGCTTTTCCTTCCTGGTCATCACTATCAAAAAGACGAGGTGATCCAATTCGCCGATGCGCGCGGAGATTCTTTAAAACTCGCACAACTTTCAGCTTCCCAGCATGAAGCGGAAGCGATTGTTTTCTGCGGAGTCCATTTCATGGCGGAAACCGCTGATATTTTATCGACAGAGGATCAGCACGTTTACTTGCCTGATATGCGAGCTGGTTGTTCCATGGCGGATATGGCGAACATCACTCAGACAGAAAAGGCATGGCAACAGCTATTCGACATTTTTGATGACACCATCCTCCCCCTTACATACGTCAACTCGACTGCAGCAATCAAAGCATTTGTCGGCAAAAACGGCGGTGCCACTGTAACGTCCTCCAATGCCGCCAAAATGATTCAGTGGGCATTTTCTCAAAAGCAGAGAATCCTCTTTTTACCAGACCAGCACCTGGGAAGGAACACAGCTTATGATTTAGGCATTCCATTAGACCAAATGGCAGTATGGGACCCGATTATGGAAGAATTGATTCACGAGGGGTCTATTGAGGATGTGAAGGTGATTCTATGGAAAGGACATTGCTCTGTCCATGAAAATTTCACTGTCAGAAATGTACAACAAGTACGTGCGGACTACCCTGATATGAAAATAATCGTCCACCCAGAATGCAGCCGGGAAGTCGTGGAGCTTTCGGATGTGGCCGGGTCGACGAACGCTATCATTTCTGCTATAGATCAAGCCCCCGCTGGCAGCTCTTGGGCAGTAGGTACAGAAATGAATCTCGTCAACCGGATCATCCACGAAAACCCGGACCAACACATCATTTCCCTGAATCCAAGTATGTGCCCATGCTTGACCATGAACAGGATCGATCTGCAACACTTAGCATGGTCATTGGAGTCATTGGCTGCAGGTGAACCCACAAATTTAATCAAGGTGGATGCCGGCATAGCTCATGATGCTAAACAAGCGCTGACACGGATGTTGTATCGAGCATAA
- the nadB gene encoding L-aspartate oxidase, with protein sequence MNNSDVIIVGSGVAALQLARKLSRDLNVIILTKSFMNHGNSVLAQGGIAAAWKDRDHPIFHFIDTMEAGRKMNHSTATFQLTQEAPQTILDLMKSGCEFDLDADGNLALGIEGAHSQHRIVHGGGDQTGKIVMDCLSKSLPPNVKVLEYQFVCKILTSENGCCFGVESRSGDGEMNRFLAPHIILSTGGCGNLYSHTSNADTATGDGITLAYYAGAEVADMEFIQFHPTLAYINQECKGLISEAVRGEGSALVDELEKPIMEGVHPFKDLAPRHIVAQTIFHHRQKGHEIYLNIRGIENFSGKFPSITKMCEWNRIDLTQGMIPVTPGCHFSMGGVKTDSLGRTTLKGLYAIGEVACTGVHGANRLASNSLLEGLVFGRRLAEHLNSQSGLPRPPFKEIMKKTSPSAVCLPPVEELQKRMMTNVGIARKKSALEKHLQWLESYNLIRCNHLDFTLLTNEQIKVLFMMKTAWLITKSALEREESRGGHYREDFPEELPLWQSKQIIQKKTYEMRKTNEPVETQT encoded by the coding sequence ATGAACAATTCAGATGTCATCATTGTAGGAAGTGGTGTGGCCGCCTTACAACTTGCCCGAAAATTAAGCAGGGATTTAAATGTGATCATTCTCACAAAATCCTTCATGAACCATGGCAATTCAGTTTTGGCTCAAGGGGGCATCGCTGCAGCATGGAAAGATCGTGACCACCCGATTTTCCATTTTATCGATACGATGGAAGCTGGCAGGAAAATGAACCACAGTACAGCAACTTTCCAGCTTACCCAAGAAGCGCCCCAAACCATCCTCGATTTAATGAAAAGCGGTTGTGAATTTGATCTTGATGCTGACGGAAACCTTGCACTCGGTATAGAAGGAGCCCACTCCCAGCACAGAATCGTTCATGGAGGTGGAGACCAGACAGGAAAAATAGTGATGGACTGCTTAAGTAAGAGCCTCCCGCCCAATGTAAAAGTTTTGGAGTACCAATTTGTCTGTAAAATTCTTACATCTGAAAATGGTTGCTGTTTTGGAGTGGAAAGTAGATCGGGTGATGGGGAAATGAACCGTTTTCTTGCCCCGCATATCATTTTATCTACGGGGGGTTGCGGCAACCTTTATTCACATACGTCGAACGCTGATACAGCCACAGGTGATGGAATCACACTCGCCTACTATGCTGGCGCAGAGGTTGCAGACATGGAATTCATTCAATTTCATCCTACCCTTGCTTATATCAATCAAGAATGTAAAGGATTAATATCGGAAGCTGTTCGTGGAGAAGGATCTGCACTTGTTGATGAACTAGAAAAACCGATTATGGAAGGGGTCCATCCATTTAAAGACTTAGCTCCAAGACACATTGTCGCGCAAACGATTTTCCATCATCGACAAAAAGGACATGAAATCTATTTAAATATAAGGGGGATTGAAAACTTCTCAGGTAAGTTCCCTTCAATTACGAAAATGTGTGAATGGAACAGGATTGATTTAACACAGGGGATGATTCCGGTAACTCCCGGCTGTCATTTTTCAATGGGAGGAGTAAAAACAGACTCTCTCGGCAGAACCACACTGAAAGGGCTATATGCAATTGGAGAAGTCGCTTGCACCGGTGTTCACGGTGCCAATCGCCTAGCAAGTAATTCTTTGTTAGAAGGTCTTGTATTTGGAAGAAGATTAGCTGAACACTTGAATAGTCAATCAGGACTGCCCCGCCCCCCTTTCAAAGAAATCATGAAGAAAACATCTCCGTCAGCTGTCTGCCTCCCGCCTGTGGAAGAACTCCAAAAAAGGATGATGACTAACGTAGGGATCGCAAGGAAAAAAAGCGCACTTGAAAAACACTTGCAGTGGCTAGAATCCTATAATCTCATCAGGTGTAACCATCTTGACTTCACTTTGCTCACTAACGAACAAATCAAAGTTCTGTTTATGATGAAAACAGCCTGGTTAATTACAAAATCTGCTTTGGAGCGTGAAGAGAGCCGCGGTGGTCATTACCGCGAAGATTTTCCTGAAGAACTTCCTTTATGGCAAAGTAAACAAATCATTCAGAAAAAAACATATGAAATGAGGAAAACGAATGAACCGGTTGAAACTCAGACGTAG
- a CDS encoding IscS subfamily cysteine desulfurase produces MYFDYAATCPIDDEALEAYVQASKEYYANSHSLHDEGTKAGNLLEHCRTELATVLGVEMKGVYFTSGGTESNEIALHALVEAGEGRHLVISEAEHSSVYNVASKLQSEGYDVSWVPVSSKGEVDMARLQEEIRKDTVLVSVQHVNSDIGTIQPLREISQLCRKENVLFHSDCVQSFGKLDIKEVSPFVDSLSISSHKVYGPKGVGAVYIRPDLPFAPRIPGGTHEGGVRAGTVNVPGIAAFIVAAGKMVHRLQENQQRILLLKEKFFRRIELSRNGWSLVGDSKVNTIPIIGLCVHDFEGQWLMLEGNRKGYGFSTGSACQSRSEGTSTTLHAMGITKEQARTFIRISFRHDQQEADILKFSGWLSNMIAEKST; encoded by the coding sequence ATGTATTTTGATTATGCGGCGACTTGTCCGATTGATGATGAAGCGTTGGAAGCCTATGTACAAGCATCTAAAGAATACTATGCAAATTCGCACAGTCTCCATGATGAAGGCACTAAAGCGGGGAACTTATTAGAGCATTGCAGGACAGAATTGGCAACGGTCCTGGGAGTGGAAATGAAAGGGGTCTATTTTACGAGCGGGGGCACGGAAAGCAATGAAATTGCCCTTCACGCTTTAGTAGAAGCTGGAGAGGGACGCCATCTGGTTATTTCTGAAGCCGAACATTCTTCGGTTTATAATGTGGCATCTAAACTTCAATCTGAGGGTTATGATGTGAGCTGGGTGCCTGTGTCGTCGAAAGGTGAGGTGGATATGGCGAGACTGCAGGAGGAGATCAGAAAGGATACCGTGCTTGTCTCTGTTCAGCATGTGAACTCCGATATCGGTACCATTCAACCGCTTAGGGAAATTTCCCAGCTTTGCCGAAAGGAAAATGTCTTGTTTCATAGTGATTGTGTCCAATCTTTCGGAAAGTTGGATATTAAAGAAGTGAGTCCGTTTGTGGATAGTCTCTCTATTTCCAGTCACAAGGTGTATGGACCAAAAGGAGTGGGCGCTGTATACATACGTCCTGATTTACCCTTTGCTCCAAGAATTCCAGGAGGGACACACGAGGGAGGAGTCCGTGCCGGTACTGTCAATGTACCGGGCATAGCTGCTTTTATTGTGGCAGCAGGGAAAATGGTCCATAGATTGCAGGAAAATCAACAGCGGATTCTCCTATTAAAAGAAAAATTTTTCCGGAGGATCGAGTTGAGTAGGAATGGTTGGTCACTTGTCGGTGATTCCAAAGTAAACACTATACCCATCATCGGCTTGTGTGTTCATGACTTTGAAGGGCAGTGGCTCATGCTTGAAGGCAATCGGAAAGGGTATGGTTTTTCTACAGGAAGTGCTTGTCAATCCCGTAGTGAAGGGACATCTACGACTCTGCATGCAATGGGGATAACAAAAGAGCAAGCTCGTACGTTTATTCGTATTTCCTTCCGTCATGATCAACAAGAAGCTGATATATTGAAATTTTCAGGTTGGTTGTCTAATATGATAGCCGAAAAAAGCACCTGA
- a CDS encoding TetR/AcrR family transcriptional regulator → MDRIKKKQKTRETIIAVAKNIFNQKGFEQTTTSEIAEQANIGHGTLFNYFDSKADLLIDVFTEEFIDRIDNLDYHLTEEDQTRCADEIVYLFLYRRINKYLHLRKSMFRDMMGIALTSFQSDQERMKHFIGLDFMLVDELIELLNHLKEEKKLAHDFDSNEAAEIIYSSLAFEFIMFLYQHEMTKEHFLTGIRNKLKFIIH, encoded by the coding sequence ATGGATCGGATAAAGAAAAAGCAAAAAACAAGAGAAACAATAATTGCCGTAGCCAAAAATATTTTTAATCAAAAAGGATTCGAACAAACCACAACCTCCGAAATTGCAGAGCAGGCGAACATCGGACATGGTACCCTGTTCAATTATTTTGATTCAAAAGCAGACTTGTTAATCGATGTTTTCACAGAGGAGTTCATCGATCGAATCGACAACTTGGATTACCACCTGACAGAAGAGGACCAAACTCGCTGTGCTGATGAAATCGTGTACTTATTTTTATATAGAAGAATTAATAAGTACCTCCATTTAAGAAAAAGCATGTTCCGTGACATGATGGGGATTGCTCTCACATCTTTCCAATCCGACCAAGAACGTATGAAACATTTCATAGGTCTTGATTTTATGCTTGTTGACGAGCTGATCGAATTACTGAATCATTTAAAAGAAGAAAAGAAATTAGCGCATGATTTTGATTCTAATGAAGCGGCCGAAATCATCTACAGCTCACTTGCTTTTGAATTCATCATGTTCCTTTACCAGCATGAAATGACCAAAGAGCATTTTTTAACTGGTATCAGAAACAAGTTGAAGTTCATTATCCACTAG
- a CDS encoding ABC transporter ATP-binding protein, giving the protein MAKLMTEQVGISYGDHHVVQGLDLDIPENQITTIIGPNGCGKSTILKALARIHSVQTGSVYLDGKAIKKESTKEIAKKMGVLPQTPKAPSGLTVSELVSYGRFPHQKGFGKLNDHDCDTIQWAMEITGIEEFADRSIDSLSGGQRQRVWIAMALAQETELLILDEPTTYLDLAHQLEVLKLLEQLNRQEGRTIVMVIHDLNHAARFADYIIALKDGNVIKEGSPDQVIQAEVLKEVFQIDAEVVQDPRTKRPVCLTYDLLGAVPEVCQKAIL; this is encoded by the coding sequence ATGGCTAAGCTAATGACGGAGCAGGTAGGTATTTCATATGGTGACCACCATGTCGTTCAAGGTTTGGATTTAGACATTCCCGAAAACCAAATCACAACAATCATTGGTCCGAACGGGTGTGGGAAGTCCACGATCTTGAAAGCTTTAGCGAGAATTCATTCCGTACAAACAGGAAGCGTCTACTTAGACGGGAAGGCAATAAAAAAAGAATCAACTAAAGAAATCGCTAAGAAAATGGGGGTACTACCCCAAACACCAAAAGCTCCAAGCGGCTTAACGGTTTCTGAACTTGTTTCTTACGGACGTTTCCCACATCAAAAAGGTTTTGGAAAACTGAACGATCACGATTGTGATACGATTCAATGGGCCATGGAGATTACAGGAATCGAGGAGTTTGCTGATCGCTCGATTGACTCCTTATCAGGTGGGCAGAGACAGCGGGTTTGGATTGCGATGGCTCTAGCGCAGGAAACAGAATTATTAATCCTCGATGAGCCGACAACTTACCTTGATCTGGCACACCAATTAGAAGTTCTGAAATTATTAGAACAGTTAAACCGGCAAGAAGGACGTACGATTGTCATGGTCATTCATGATTTAAATCATGCAGCACGGTTTGCTGATTATATTATTGCGTTGAAAGATGGAAACGTCATCAAGGAAGGGTCTCCTGATCAAGTCATACAAGCAGAGGTTTTGAAAGAAGTGTTCCAAATTGACGCTGAAGTTGTACAGGATCCAAGGACGAAACGGCCTGTCTGCTTAACATATGATTTACTCGGTGCGGTTCCTGAAGTTTGTCAAAAAGCTATATTATAA
- a CDS encoding BrxA/BrxB family bacilliredoxin produces the protein MNPYEAYMKEISQPMRDELTNSGFAELTTPEEVDTFISETKGTSLVVINSVCGCAAGLARPAARESLNNEKRPQHLVTVFAGQDREATARMRDYLEGYEPSSPSMALLRDGQVLHFIPREEIEDYEVEEIVENLTKAYNQYC, from the coding sequence ATGAATCCATATGAAGCGTATATGAAAGAGATTTCCCAACCCATGAGAGATGAACTGACAAATTCAGGTTTTGCTGAACTGACGACACCTGAAGAAGTGGATACATTCATTAGTGAAACAAAAGGTACTTCTTTAGTCGTCATCAACTCCGTGTGTGGATGTGCAGCAGGGCTTGCTCGCCCTGCCGCAAGAGAATCATTGAACAATGAAAAACGTCCTCAACACCTCGTCACTGTATTTGCCGGGCAGGACCGCGAAGCAACTGCACGCATGAGAGATTACCTAGAAGGATACGAACCCTCCTCACCTTCTATGGCCTTACTGAGAGACGGCCAAGTCCTGCACTTCATTCCAAGAGAAGAAATCGAGGACTATGAAGTAGAAGAAATCGTAGAAAACCTGACAAAAGCTTATAATCAATATTGTTAA
- the mscL gene encoding large conductance mechanosensitive channel protein MscL translates to MGLLNEFKQFTVRGNAVDMGVGMVLGAAFSGFIDSLVTDILLPPVGVLYMKMNFENMFFSLDGTVYPSLSAAKEAGAATINYGLFVTASVRFMIILFAVFIVVRQINRWKKPHQHPLQSMTKKECPYCCMPIPTQAVICPNCSSSLRMDKEPRTVSGPKWRIK, encoded by the coding sequence ATGGGGTTATTAAATGAGTTCAAACAATTCACTGTCCGTGGTAATGCTGTCGATATGGGAGTGGGGATGGTGTTAGGGGCTGCATTCAGTGGGTTCATTGATTCTCTTGTCACAGATATTCTCTTACCTCCCGTAGGTGTGCTGTACATGAAAATGAATTTCGAAAATATGTTTTTCAGTTTGGACGGGACAGTCTACCCGTCTTTGTCCGCTGCGAAAGAGGCTGGAGCAGCTACGATCAATTATGGGTTGTTTGTTACCGCCTCCGTCAGGTTCATGATTATTCTTTTCGCTGTGTTTATCGTCGTGCGTCAAATTAACAGGTGGAAAAAGCCGCACCAGCATCCTTTACAATCAATGACAAAAAAAGAATGCCCTTATTGCTGCATGCCGATTCCAACTCAAGCGGTCATTTGTCCGAATTGTTCATCTTCACTTAGGATGGATAAAGAACCACGAACCGTCTCTGGTCCAAAGTGGCGAATCAAGTGA
- a CDS encoding H-type small acid-soluble spore protein gives MNKERATEIFNSPEMINVMHQDREVYIEEVIERNEMARIHPVDQPNIVQKVPLYELKENVH, from the coding sequence ATGAACAAAGAACGCGCCACAGAAATTTTCAACTCTCCAGAAATGATCAACGTCATGCATCAGGATAGGGAAGTTTATATTGAAGAGGTCATCGAAAGAAATGAAATGGCCCGCATTCACCCGGTGGATCAACCGAATATCGTACAAAAAGTGCCCCTTTACGAGTTAAAAGAGAATGTACACTGA
- the nadC gene encoding carboxylating nicotinate-nucleotide diphosphorylase, with protein MNRLKLRRRMEAFFIEDIGDLDLSSDFLFSSTQIGRVVFTCKASGVFCGESIIEEGYSMIDPSIRIHLHKEDGTPLIPGDPIATIEGPVAALLKGERVILNLIQRLSGIATLTQEAVTCLNSHRTRICDTRKTTPGLRLFEKYAVRTGGGFNHRNGLSDAVMLKDNHIEFFGSIQDAVAQVKDHVGHMVKIEVETEREIQVAEAVEAGVDCIMFDNCTPEQIKNYLRIVPPFITTEASGGITLETLQQYQGLDLDYISLGFLTHSAPSLDISANVKLLKEEIQ; from the coding sequence ATGAACCGGTTGAAACTCAGACGTAGGATGGAAGCTTTTTTCATTGAAGACATTGGAGACTTAGACTTGAGTAGTGATTTTTTATTCTCAAGCACACAAATAGGGAGAGTCGTTTTCACTTGTAAAGCATCCGGGGTTTTTTGCGGGGAAAGCATTATTGAAGAAGGTTACTCGATGATCGATCCAAGTATCCGGATTCATCTGCATAAAGAGGATGGCACTCCCCTCATACCCGGTGATCCGATAGCAACAATAGAGGGGCCAGTGGCTGCACTTCTTAAAGGGGAAAGAGTTATATTGAATTTAATCCAACGATTAAGCGGGATCGCCACCCTGACCCAGGAGGCTGTGACTTGTTTAAATAGTCATCGTACCCGGATTTGTGACACTAGAAAAACAACACCCGGTCTTCGCTTGTTCGAAAAATATGCCGTTAGAACCGGCGGCGGTTTCAATCACCGGAACGGCCTTTCCGATGCAGTCATGTTGAAGGATAACCACATTGAATTTTTTGGATCGATTCAAGATGCCGTCGCTCAAGTGAAAGACCATGTAGGTCATATGGTGAAAATAGAAGTTGAAACAGAAAGGGAAATCCAGGTGGCTGAAGCAGTAGAAGCAGGTGTCGACTGCATTATGTTCGATAATTGCACCCCGGAACAGATTAAAAACTATTTAAGGATTGTCCCGCCTTTCATCACAACAGAGGCATCTGGAGGAATCACCCTCGAGACTCTGCAGCAGTATCAAGGACTGGACCTTGATTACATCTCCCTTGGTTTCTTGACTCACTCCGCCCCATCTCTTGATATCAGTGCAAATGTGAAACTTTTAAAGGAGGAAATACAATGA
- a CDS encoding PH domain-containing protein, with amino-acid sequence MFKKLASDALGLSDIGKIINKEDFDKTQSDDFVLTEDGEEIHFLIKSKSDEYCFTNRALVHIDGDKASSSKRNIYRYDYYKHPIGDVSVETAGTIDLDLEINFNLGNKSMNIDIAKDEGEAIADLYKSLVAISQIQEENLQHSEYAKDSIGTARELIRENRFHDNDISQEFDEVVNFAYDWFAKKHREHVRKDFQDIFEKYIHN; translated from the coding sequence ATGTTCAAGAAATTAGCTAGTGATGCTTTGGGGCTGAGTGATATTGGGAAAATTATAAATAAAGAAGACTTTGATAAGACTCAGTCCGATGATTTCGTGTTAACTGAAGATGGTGAGGAAATCCATTTCCTGATCAAATCTAAAAGTGATGAATATTGCTTCACGAACAGAGCTCTCGTTCATATTGATGGGGATAAGGCTTCTAGTAGTAAGCGCAACATCTATCGTTATGATTATTACAAACATCCGATTGGTGACGTCTCTGTTGAAACAGCAGGAACAATTGATTTGGATCTAGAGATTAATTTTAATTTGGGCAATAAAAGTATGAATATTGATATAGCGAAGGATGAAGGAGAAGCCATTGCGGATTTGTACAAATCACTTGTAGCTATTTCCCAAATTCAAGAGGAAAACCTCCAGCACTCGGAGTATGCAAAAGATAGTATAGGTACAGCACGAGAACTAATTCGCGAAAACCGCTTCCATGATAACGATATTTCCCAGGAGTTCGATGAAGTCGTCAACTTTGCTTACGATTGGTTTGCGAAGAAGCACAGAGAGCATGTAAGAAAAGATTTTCAGGATATTTTCGAAAAGTATATTCATAACTGA
- a CDS encoding MFS transporter has translation MENKVSRWCLVSMASIPLVMTLGNSMLIPVLPIFEKKVGISSFQSSTIITSYSLAAIFLIPVAGYLSDRYGRKVVILPSLVLALIGGIIAGFASWKVDDPFFWIIIGRVLQGVGAAGATPIILPLVGDLYKDDDEKTSSCLGIIETSNTFGKVLSPILGSLFAAFLWFLPFFSISFFSLISIVLVFFFIKVPKGKQEKPQPLKQFVKKTKEIFHKEGQWLYPVFLLGVYAMLILFAVLFFMSDVLEKGHGIDGVKKGFVLAIPLFTLCVASFITGKKIKGETAVMKKVITTALIMIAGSVVFVGYVSEKLIMLLIVTSILGTAIGAMLPTLDALITEGIEKEERGTITSFYSSSRFIGVAAGPPLMSLLMKDHLNISYIVGGVFGVILLLLVLKLIKTEKSGQKMQTE, from the coding sequence ATGGAAAACAAAGTCAGTCGTTGGTGTTTAGTCAGCATGGCTTCCATCCCTCTCGTCATGACGCTTGGGAATTCTATGTTGATTCCGGTTTTACCTATTTTTGAAAAGAAAGTAGGTATCTCATCATTCCAGTCAAGCACGATCATTACGAGTTATTCTTTGGCCGCCATATTCTTAATTCCTGTTGCCGGGTATCTTTCGGACCGGTACGGACGCAAGGTTGTTATCTTACCAAGTTTGGTATTGGCCTTAATAGGTGGAATCATCGCTGGGTTTGCCTCTTGGAAGGTGGATGACCCTTTCTTTTGGATTATTATCGGGCGTGTTTTACAGGGAGTCGGAGCCGCCGGTGCTACACCAATCATATTACCGTTGGTCGGAGATCTTTATAAGGACGATGATGAAAAGACAAGTTCCTGTCTTGGCATTATCGAAACTTCCAATACATTCGGAAAAGTGCTAAGTCCGATTTTAGGTTCTTTATTTGCGGCCTTTTTATGGTTTTTACCGTTTTTCTCTATTTCTTTTTTCAGTTTGATTTCAATTGTCTTGGTTTTCTTCTTCATAAAAGTACCTAAAGGGAAACAGGAGAAACCTCAACCTTTGAAACAATTCGTAAAGAAAACGAAGGAAATTTTTCACAAAGAAGGACAATGGTTGTATCCTGTATTTCTTCTCGGTGTATATGCCATGTTGATTTTGTTTGCAGTCCTATTCTTTATGTCTGATGTGCTGGAGAAAGGACACGGTATTGATGGGGTGAAAAAAGGCTTTGTGTTGGCGATTCCTTTGTTCACCCTGTGCGTCGCCTCTTTCATCACAGGGAAGAAGATCAAAGGAGAAACAGCTGTCATGAAAAAAGTGATTACCACCGCTTTAATAATGATAGCTGGTAGTGTGGTTTTTGTGGGTTATGTAAGTGAAAAGTTAATAATGTTACTGATCGTTACGAGTATTCTTGGAACAGCGATTGGGGCAATGCTGCCTACGCTCGATGCTCTCATTACAGAGGGGATTGAAAAAGAGGAGCGAGGAACGATCACATCCTTCTACAGCTCTTCGCGCTTTATAGGAGTAGCAGCAGGGCCTCCTTTAATGTCTTTACTCATGAAAGACCACCTGAACATCAGTTACATTGTAGGTGGAGTGTTCGGTGTCATTCTTCTATTGCTTGTGCTTAAACTCATCAAAACAGAAAAAAGCGGTCAAAAGATGCAAACGGAATAA